The following coding sequences are from one Lolium rigidum isolate FL_2022 chromosome 6, APGP_CSIRO_Lrig_0.1, whole genome shotgun sequence window:
- the LOC124659388 gene encoding xylan glycosyltransferase MUCI21-like, protein MASTLPDTTKSLGVHTAVEDGSGGGKKPIRWPGFVHFFFLLSVVMCALVYAPRFLAPSLTSVAGVDFFKPRPSPLARVAEEQVRGVGGGGANGVEDALVLDNQVNSPCASMPSHGICCDRSDFNTDVCFMSGDVRTDAASLSFLLFPPPHATPNASVHDKEERIRPYTRKWERHLMERIHEVRLRPARPEEAVSSGKHRCDVVHDAPALVMTAGGYTGNLFHAFNDAFLPAWLTVQHLRRRVVFVVLAYNPWWAGTFRELVSGLSDHHVIDILHDKRTHCFPAGAIVGTRFHGVLAVDPARTRDNRTLVDFHNFLANAYSEDVTTKGNTPPQQEQQQAARRPRLGIFSRKGTRVIENEAAVARLGTSVGYDVSILETANGAPLSSEYAAVSTCDVLAGVHGADLTKLLFLRPGRAALLQVAPLGVQPIARGCYAAACGMMEVHYEQYDVVANESSLSRRYAADDVVVADPERAKQGKGWDLVKQIYLSGQNVSLDLDRFGDALRKLHARALRLPVAP, encoded by the coding sequence ATGGCCTCCACGCTCCCCGACACAACGAAGAGCCTCGGCGTCCACACCGCGGTGGAGGATGGGAGCGGCGGTGGCAAGAAGCCCATTAGGTGGCCGGGGTTcgtccacttcttcttcctcctttccgTCGTCATGTGCGCGCTCGTCTACGCCCCGCGGTTCCTGGCGCCTTCTTTGACTTCCGTCGCCGGCGTCGACTTCTTCAAGCCGCGGCCGTCGCCGTTGGCTAGAGTAGCAGAAGAACAGGTACGaggcgtcggcggtggcggcgccaatGGGGTGGAAGACGCGCTGGTTCTCGACAATCAGGTGAATTCCCCGTGCGCGTCGATGCCCAGCCATGGCATCTGCTGCGACCGCTCCGACTTCAACACCGACGTCTGCTTCATGTCCGGCGACGTGCGCACGGACGCCGCCTCCCTCTCGTTCCTGCTCttcccgccgccgcacgccacgcCCAACGCCAGCGTGCACGACAAGGAGGAGCGGATCCGGCCCTACACGCGCAAGTGGGAGCGGCACCTGATGGAGAGGATCCACGAGGTGCGGCTCCGTCCCGCCCGGCCAGAGGAGGCGGTATCGTCCGGGAAGCACCGGTGCGACGTGGTCCACGACGCGCCGGCGCTGGTGATGACGGCGGGCGGGTACACGGGCAACCTGTTCCACGCCTTCAACGACGCGTTCCTGCCGGCGTGGCTCACGGTGCagcacctccgccgccgcgtcgtgTTCGTCGTCCTCGCGTACAACCCGTGGTGGGCCGGCACGTTCCGGGAGCTCGTTTCCGGCCTCtcggaccaccacgtcatcgacatCCTCCACGACAAGCGGACGCACTGCTTCCCAGCTGGTGCGATCGTTGGGACACGCTTCCACGGcgtcctcgccgtcgaccccGCGAGGACACGGGACAACCGGACACTCGTCGACTTCCACAACTTCCTCGCCAACGCCTACAGCGAGGACGTCACCACGAAGGGCAACACGCCGCCTCAACAAGAGCAGCAACAGGCGGCGCGGCGTCCAAGGCTTGGGATCTTCTCGCGCAAGGGTACGCGCGTGATCGAGAACGAGGCCGCCGTGGCGCGGCTCGGGACGTCGGTGGGGTACGACGTGTCGATCCTCGAGACGGCGAACGGCGCACCGTTGTCGTCGGAGTACGCGGCGGTGAGCACGTGCGACGTGCTGGCCGGCGTACATGGCGCCGACCTGACCAAGCTCCTGTTCCTCCGCCCGGGCAGAGCTGCGCTCCTCCAGGTGGCCCCGCTCGGCGTGCAGCCGATCGCACGGGGTTGCtacgcggcggcgtgcggcatgATGGAGGTCCACTACGAGCAGTACGACGTGGTGGCGAACGAGAGCTCGTTGAGCCGGAGGTACGCCGccgacgacgtggtggtggccGATCCGGAGAGGGCGAAGCAAGGTAAAGGATGGGACCTCGTGAAACAGATCTACCTCAGCGGCCAGAACGTGAGCCTGGATTTGGACAGGTTCGGAGACGCGCTGAGGAAGTTGCACGCCCGCGCCCTCAGGCTGCCGGTGGCGCCGTAG